One window of Perca flavescens isolate YP-PL-M2 chromosome 15, PFLA_1.0, whole genome shotgun sequence genomic DNA carries:
- the LOC114569322 gene encoding alpha-1,6-mannosylglycoprotein 6-beta-N-acetylglucosaminyltransferase B: protein MEIHGTVYYEAQRPPEVPAFVKNHGLLPQPELQQLLRKAKLFIGFGFPYEGPAPLEAIANGCIFLQPKFNPPHSSLNHDFFRGKPTSRKVSSQHPYAEQYIGRPHVITIDFNNSEEFDAAIREIMRINVEPFLPYEYTCEGMLERVHAYIQNQDFCSPEAPFPPVNSSWLSSPPSPFVLLPDSSILTWASNTSSCPSWPPLSALRLLASLEGQSCVTACQSAGLICEPALYRFINIKEAFSALDLQCDGVESEMNHLFPAFSAEHAECSLQQDPLLFSCAGSSAKYQRLCPCRDYRNGQVALCRDCL from the exons ATGGAGATCCATGGGACGGTGTACTATGAGGCACAGCGTCCTCCGGAGGTGCCCGCCTTTGTCAAGAACCACGGTCTGCTGCCTCAGCcggagctgcagcagctcctccGAAAGGCCAAG CTGTTCATTGGATTTGGCTTCCCCTACGAAGGTCCCGCCCCTTTAGAGGCCATCGCCAATGGCTGCATCTTTCTACAACCCAAGTTCAATCCCCCTCACAGCTCTCTTAATCATGACTTCTTCAGAGGGAAGCCCACCTCCAGGAAG gtGTCCTCTCAGCATCCGTATGCAGAGCAGTATATTGGCAGGCCGCATGTCATCACTATCGACTTCAATAACTCTGAGGAGTTTGATGCGGCCATCCGTGAGATCATGAGGATCAAT GTGGAGCCATTCCTGCCCTATGAGTACACCTGTGAGGGGATGCTTGAAAGAGTTCACGCCTACATTCAGAACCAG GACTTTTGTTCCCCTGAAGCTCCGTTTCCTCCAGTAAACTCATCCTGGCTGAGCAGCCCCCCCAGTCCTTTCGTCCTCCTGCCAGACTCCAGCATCCTGACCTGGGCCTCCAACACCAGCTCCTGCCCATCTTGGCCACCCCTCAGCGCCCTGCGCCTTTTGGCTTCCCTGGAGGGCCAGTCGTGTGTGACGGCGTGCCAGAGTGCAGGACTCATCTGCGAACCTGCCTTGTATCGTTTCATCAACATCAAGGAGGCCTTCAGCGC GCTGGACCTGCAGTGTGACGGAGTGGAGTCCGAGATGAACCACCTCTTCCCGGCCTTCTCAGCAGAGCATGCTGAATGTAGCCTGCAGCAGGATCCCCTGCTGTTCAGCTGTGCCGGCTCCAGTGCCAAATACCAGCGCCTTTGCCCCTGTAGGGACTATCGTAACGGCCAGGTGGCACTGTGCAGAGACTGCCTATGA
- the LOC114569315 gene encoding uncharacterized protein LOC114569315 yields MNKLQDILQTSDNIPDASGHPSTSTSWGLRQSAAQDEWRKARSHHLSCLLSCNVVPEKNCSQCTSPAIIRCRDCMPEEWLCTECDIHIHKKHTLHNRESCIGGIYKPIEPTVCCVKQDGGYTLINQVCLLPTVRPVQLCTCDPATITESAGRYDLHLPNLSCKLCLAQWTPDMSDLIHSGYWPASVNADTLFSMDIFTSFEELKTVAPSLSRQGFFFFF; encoded by the exons ATGAACAAACTGCAGGACATTCTGCAGACCTCAGACAATATTCCAGATGCAAGTGGGCATCCTTCCACCTCCACATCATGGGGCTTGCGCCAATCTGCAGCCCAAGATGAGTGGCGGAAAGCGAGGTCTCATCATCTGAGCTGCTTGCTGTCCTGCAACGTGGTTCCAGAGAAGAACTGCAGCCAATGCACATCTCCTGCCATCATTCGATGCAGAGACTGCATGCCAGAGGAGTGGCTGTGTACGGAGTGTGACATACACatccacaaaaaacacacactccatAACAGGGAGTCCTGCATTGGGGGAATTTACAAGCCCATAGAGCCAACAGTGTGCTGCGTAAAGCAAGATGGCGGATATACACTGATCAATCAAG TATGTCTTTTGCCTACAGTGAGGCCTGTCCAGTTGTGCACGTGTGATCCTGCAACCATAACAGAATCAGCTG gtCGGTATGATTTGCACTTGCCAAACTTGTCTTGCAAATTATGTCTGGCACAGTGGACACCTGACATGAGCGACCTCATACACAGTGGGTACTGGCCAGCATCTGTGAATGCTGACACATTGTTTTCAATGGATATCTTTACTTCATTTGAAGAGTTGAAAACTGTGGCTCCCAGTTTGTCGcgtcagggtttttttttttttttttga